In one Desulfovibrio sp. TomC genomic region, the following are encoded:
- a CDS encoding acid phosphatase, whose protein sequence is MRHLSRPFVLLLLFLLPQTGWSGEALFVSREQIDFARLLPPPPALDSVRQQREMDLLLMLQKERTPDMEAFALADAERSVFRFADAVGENFTAEKLPVAAAFFKAVKENGDELLGPAKKHWDRPRPYAANPAITPCVPKPGNASYPSGHSTFGTLMSIVLANMVPEKQVQIYDRAEQYRLNREIGGVHYPSDVVAGRIAGTVIAAFLFQSPTFLEDYAKARAEVRQVLGLPQ, encoded by the coding sequence ATGCGTCATTTGAGCCGTCCGTTTGTATTGCTTCTGTTGTTCCTCTTGCCCCAGACCGGCTGGTCCGGCGAGGCGCTGTTCGTCAGCCGCGAGCAGATCGATTTCGCCCGACTGCTCCCGCCGCCCCCGGCCCTGGACTCGGTCCGGCAACAGCGGGAGATGGACCTGTTGCTGATGCTGCAAAAAGAGCGGACTCCGGACATGGAGGCCTTTGCCCTGGCCGATGCCGAGCGTAGCGTCTTCCGGTTCGCCGATGCCGTCGGGGAGAATTTCACGGCGGAAAAGTTGCCCGTGGCCGCCGCCTTTTTCAAGGCGGTCAAGGAGAATGGCGACGAGCTTTTGGGGCCGGCCAAAAAGCACTGGGACCGGCCAAGACCCTATGCCGCCAACCCGGCCATCACGCCCTGCGTGCCAAAGCCCGGCAATGCCTCCTACCCAAGCGGCCACTCGACCTTCGGCACGCTCATGTCCATTGTTTTGGCCAACATGGTCCCGGAAAAGCAGGTGCAGATTTATGATCGGGCCGAACAGTATCGGCTCAACCGCGAGATCGGCGGGGTGCATTATCCAAGCGACGTTGTGGCCGGCCGGATCGCAGGCACGGTCATCGCCGCCTTCCTGTTCCAGTCCCCGACTTTTCTTGAGGACTATGCCAAGGCCAGGGCCGAAGTGCGTCAGGTCCTGGGCTTGCCGCAGTAG
- the uvrA gene encoding excinuclease ABC subunit UvrA produces the protein MSEAPRIHIEGARQHNLKNLTLDIPRDQLVVVCGPSGSGKSTLAFDIVYAEGQRRYVESLSAYARQFLPQMDKPQVDKIEGLSPAISLEQQTATRNPRSTVGTVTEIYDFLRVFFARLGKPHCPGCGEPITARTADEIISDILALPDGSKLLLLAPLVEHQKGTHADRLKKLKSQGFARVRVGGVVVPLEPLPELEKNKRHTIDLVVDRLVVKDGIRSRLSDSVELALAQGEGRVYVADHEGKARDRIFSTASSCPACKISVPPPSPQLFSFNSPQGACPACSGLGTVDYFEPALLAPNKGLSLAEGGILPWKSERALARYSKRLEELGVRHGFTLRTKLGEFSDTAREALFYGDKAFGWEGVVRLLEKGQSFGSVWRDELARYRQSRPCPTCNGARLRPESLAVRVADQNIAQFCAMPIDRALPWLTGLDFTGSDAVIAEPLLKELTHRLKFLSGVGLEYLSLSRNMATLSGGEAQRIRLAGQLGSGLVGVTYVLDEPSIGLHPRDNDRLLATLRQLQGRGNTVLVVEHDEATIRNADHVIELGPGSGRLGGEIVYQGDVAGMLASSTSLTGKYLRGDAVSPRPETRRAGKGHLVLRGVATNNLKNIDAAIPLGCLVCVTGVSGSGKSSLIMDTLYKHLALAKGLKVDAPGAIAGIEGAELIEKVVSIDQTPIGRTPRSNPATYTKIFDEIRNIFTTTPDAKRRGFKPGRFSFNVKGGRCEACGGDGQIRVEMHFLPDIYVTCEVCGGLRYNRETLDVRYKGLNIAEVLDLTVRGAREFFENYPVLDRRLQVLEEVGLEYLHLGQPATTLSGGEAQRIKISRELGKRSLPGALYILDEPTTGLHMQEVGKLITVLHRLVDKGASVLVIEHNTDVVAASDHVIDLGPGGGEGGGRIVAQGTPEDLKADPNSVTGRFLP, from the coding sequence ATGAGCGAAGCTCCCCGTATCCACATTGAAGGCGCCCGCCAGCACAATCTGAAAAATCTCACCCTGGACATCCCCCGCGACCAGCTGGTCGTGGTGTGCGGCCCTTCGGGTTCGGGCAAATCCACCCTGGCCTTCGACATCGTGTACGCCGAAGGGCAGCGACGGTATGTGGAATCGCTGTCGGCCTACGCCCGGCAATTCCTGCCGCAGATGGACAAGCCGCAGGTGGACAAGATCGAGGGCCTGTCTCCGGCCATTTCGCTGGAGCAGCAGACCGCCACCCGCAACCCGCGTTCCACCGTCGGCACGGTGACGGAAATCTACGACTTTCTGCGCGTCTTTTTCGCCCGCCTGGGCAAGCCCCATTGCCCGGGATGCGGGGAGCCGATCACCGCCCGCACGGCCGATGAGATCATAAGCGACATCCTGGCCTTGCCGGACGGCTCCAAGCTTCTGCTGCTGGCCCCGCTGGTCGAACACCAGAAAGGGACCCACGCCGACCGGCTCAAGAAACTCAAGAGCCAGGGCTTTGCCCGGGTGCGCGTCGGCGGCGTGGTCGTGCCGCTGGAGCCCTTGCCGGAACTGGAAAAAAACAAGCGGCACACCATTGATCTGGTGGTGGACCGGCTGGTGGTCAAGGACGGCATCCGCTCGCGCCTGTCCGACTCGGTGGAACTGGCCCTGGCCCAGGGCGAGGGCCGGGTCTACGTGGCCGACCACGAGGGCAAGGCCAGGGACCGCATTTTTTCCACGGCCTCCTCCTGCCCCGCCTGCAAGATCAGCGTGCCGCCGCCCTCGCCCCAGCTCTTTTCCTTCAACAGCCCGCAAGGGGCCTGTCCGGCCTGTTCGGGCCTGGGCACGGTGGACTATTTCGAGCCGGCGCTTTTAGCCCCCAACAAGGGCCTGTCCCTGGCCGAGGGCGGCATCCTGCCCTGGAAAAGCGAACGCGCCCTGGCCCGGTACAGCAAACGTCTGGAGGAACTTGGGGTGCGCCACGGCTTCACGCTTCGCACCAAACTCGGCGAGTTCTCCGACACAGCCCGGGAAGCACTCTTTTACGGCGACAAGGCCTTTGGTTGGGAGGGCGTGGTCCGACTGCTGGAAAAGGGGCAATCCTTTGGCTCGGTGTGGCGCGACGAACTGGCCCGCTACCGCCAGTCTCGGCCGTGTCCCACCTGCAACGGCGCGCGGCTGCGGCCGGAATCCCTGGCCGTGCGGGTGGCGGACCAGAACATCGCCCAATTCTGCGCCATGCCCATCGACCGGGCCTTGCCCTGGCTCACGGGCCTCGATTTCACCGGCTCGGACGCAGTGATTGCCGAACCGCTTTTGAAAGAACTCACCCATCGCTTGAAGTTTCTTTCCGGCGTCGGCCTGGAATATCTGTCCCTGTCGCGCAACATGGCCACCCTGTCCGGCGGCGAAGCCCAACGCATCCGGCTGGCCGGCCAGCTCGGGTCCGGGCTGGTCGGGGTCACCTATGTCCTGGATGAACCAAGCATTGGCCTGCATCCCCGGGACAACGACCGCCTGCTCGCCACCCTGCGCCAGCTCCAAGGCCGGGGCAACACGGTACTCGTGGTCGAGCACGACGAGGCCACCATCCGCAACGCCGACCATGTCATTGAGCTGGGACCGGGCTCGGGCCGGCTTGGCGGCGAAATTGTCTACCAGGGCGACGTGGCCGGCATGCTGGCCTCGTCGACCTCGCTGACCGGCAAATATCTGCGCGGCGACGCCGTCTCCCCGCGCCCGGAAACCCGGCGGGCCGGCAAGGGCCATCTCGTTTTGCGCGGCGTGGCCACCAACAATCTGAAAAATATTGACGCCGCCATACCGCTCGGCTGTCTGGTCTGCGTCACGGGCGTTTCCGGTTCGGGCAAAAGCTCCCTGATCATGGATACGCTGTATAAGCACCTGGCCCTGGCCAAGGGTCTCAAGGTGGACGCGCCCGGGGCCATTGCCGGCATTGAGGGGGCCGAGCTGATCGAAAAAGTCGTCAGCATCGACCAGACGCCCATCGGCCGCACCCCGCGTTCCAACCCGGCCACCTACACCAAGATCTTCGACGAGATCCGCAACATCTTCACCACCACCCCGGACGCCAAACGCCGGGGCTTCAAGCCCGGCCGCTTCAGCTTCAACGTCAAGGGCGGGCGCTGCGAGGCCTGCGGCGGCGACGGGCAGATCCGGGTGGAGATGCATTTCCTGCCGGACATTTATGTCACCTGCGAGGTGTGCGGCGGTCTGCGCTACAACCGCGAGACCCTGGACGTGCGCTACAAGGGCTTGAACATCGCCGAGGTACTGGATCTGACCGTGCGGGGGGCCAGGGAATTTTTCGAGAATTACCCGGTCCTCGACCGCCGCCTGCAGGTCCTCGAAGAGGTTGGGCTGGAGTATCTGCACCTGGGCCAGCCGGCCACCACGCTGTCCGGCGGCGAGGCCCAGCGCATCAAAATTTCAAGGGAACTCGGCAAACGCAGCCTGCCCGGGGCGCTCTACATCCTGGACGAGCCGACTACCGGATTGCACATGCAGGAGGTGGGCAAGCTCATCACCGTGCTCCACCGGCTGGTGGACAAGGGGGCGAGCGTGCTGGTCATCGAGCACAACACCGACGTCGTGGCCGCCTCCGACCACGTCATCGATCTCGGCCCCGGCGGCGGGGAGGGCGGCGGGCGCATCGTGGCCCAGGGCACGCCGGAAGACCTCAAGGCCGACCCGAACTCCGTGACCGGACGGTTCCTGCCGTAA
- a CDS encoding methyl-accepting chemotaxis protein: MRRLGLNTVLTLAVIASLFLGIAAIILYAATSTADISTSLQEEELQRTATDMVNLISLSLENGKESADTLASLPVFLEALIGAPERAQKMLDGYLKNSDALLAVLVVDTDGKAVASVSKSGKPLADSYKDWDFFKAISSGNDDYTSATIRRDAAGNTTYFTTAHAVHGPDSKIRGMVVLCTDWNRLTRAYLSPIRFGQSGYGFIFDDAGRIIAHAKDKSLLLAQPSDKTIGERAAALKNGIMRYDYKGENKYMAVAQVAGVHWLVCMTASASEVAAKAAGQRNVLIGLGAVVLLAVAALIIIFNKVVVLTPLAAIAAYAAAVADGNLKAILTGRFRFELAGLAHNLERMVGELKTKLGFAEGVMQGIPAPCGIVGPDCTMLWANQAICDLLEKTAPPETFKGQKSGLFYLNDADRETCSDKALRHRTVLTAHNAYMTPSGKQLRIDVVTTPFYDMDGTLLGSISFWTDQTELHAQQERISAQNMLMAGTADKASATSDRMASAAEELSAQIEQANQGAQEQNDRVQETVTAVEQMNATILEVARNAGETAQNTLMARDKAREGAGLVVDVMDAVDKVRQAAEQLKDTMRGLGDQAQGIGTVLGVISDIADQTNLLALNAAIEAARAGEAGRGFAVVADEVRKLAEKTMQATKEVGQAISGIQRGTTDTIGMVDQAALAVGQATALAERSGAALGEIVSVVETAGDQVRAIATAAEEQSATSEEINRAVESISRIASETAQAMGQSARAVTELAAQAHELNALVADIQGGSGQPALTA, from the coding sequence ATGCGCCGACTGGGCCTCAACACCGTTCTGACTCTGGCCGTCATTGCCTCGCTGTTTCTGGGCATAGCCGCCATCATCCTCTATGCCGCGACCTCGACGGCCGACATTTCCACGTCGTTACAAGAAGAAGAACTCCAGCGCACAGCCACGGACATGGTCAACCTGATCAGCCTCAGCCTGGAAAACGGCAAAGAGAGCGCCGACACCCTGGCCTCGCTGCCCGTTTTTCTCGAAGCCCTCATCGGCGCGCCGGAACGAGCCCAAAAAATGCTCGACGGCTACCTCAAAAACTCTGACGCCCTCTTGGCCGTCCTGGTCGTCGATACCGACGGCAAGGCCGTGGCCTCGGTTTCCAAATCCGGCAAACCCCTGGCCGACTCCTACAAGGACTGGGATTTTTTCAAAGCGATTTCTTCTGGAAACGACGACTACACCAGCGCGACGATCCGCCGCGATGCAGCCGGCAACACCACCTATTTCACCACGGCCCATGCCGTGCATGGACCCGACTCCAAAATACGGGGCATGGTGGTCCTTTGCACGGACTGGAACCGTCTGACCCGCGCCTATCTCTCCCCCATCCGCTTCGGCCAATCCGGCTATGGCTTCATCTTCGACGATGCGGGACGGATCATTGCCCATGCCAAAGACAAGTCCCTGCTCCTGGCCCAACCCTCCGACAAAACCATTGGCGAACGGGCGGCTGCACTCAAAAACGGCATCATGCGCTACGATTACAAGGGTGAGAACAAATATATGGCCGTGGCCCAGGTCGCCGGCGTCCATTGGCTGGTGTGCATGACCGCTTCGGCCTCCGAAGTCGCCGCCAAGGCCGCCGGCCAGCGCAATGTGCTCATCGGCCTGGGCGCCGTCGTGCTCCTCGCCGTGGCCGCGCTCATCATCATCTTTAACAAGGTGGTGGTGCTTACCCCCCTGGCTGCCATCGCCGCCTATGCCGCCGCCGTGGCCGACGGCAACCTCAAGGCCATCCTGACCGGCCGCTTCCGCTTCGAGCTGGCCGGACTGGCCCATAATCTGGAGCGCATGGTGGGGGAACTCAAGACCAAGCTCGGCTTTGCCGAAGGCGTCATGCAAGGCATCCCGGCCCCCTGCGGCATCGTCGGCCCGGACTGCACCATGCTTTGGGCCAACCAGGCCATCTGCGACCTGCTGGAAAAAACCGCCCCGCCCGAAACCTTCAAGGGGCAAAAATCCGGCCTGTTCTACCTCAACGACGCCGACCGAGAGACCTGTTCAGACAAGGCGCTTCGCCATCGCACGGTCTTGACCGCCCACAATGCCTACATGACCCCTTCGGGCAAACAACTGCGCATCGATGTCGTCACCACGCCCTTTTACGACATGGACGGCACGCTCCTCGGCTCCATCTCCTTTTGGACCGACCAGACCGAACTGCACGCCCAGCAGGAACGCATCAGTGCCCAGAACATGCTCATGGCCGGCACCGCCGACAAGGCCTCGGCCACCTCCGACCGCATGGCCTCGGCCGCTGAAGAACTTTCGGCCCAGATCGAGCAGGCCAACCAGGGCGCCCAGGAACAAAACGACCGCGTCCAGGAAACCGTCACGGCCGTGGAGCAGATGAACGCCACCATCCTGGAAGTCGCCAGGAATGCCGGGGAAACCGCACAAAACACCCTCATGGCCCGGGACAAGGCCCGGGAAGGGGCTGGACTGGTCGTTGATGTGATGGATGCCGTGGACAAGGTGCGCCAGGCGGCCGAGCAGCTCAAGGACACCATGCGGGGCCTGGGCGATCAGGCCCAAGGCATCGGGACCGTGCTGGGCGTCATCTCCGACATCGCCGACCAGACCAACCTTCTGGCCCTCAATGCCGCCATCGAGGCCGCCCGGGCCGGCGAGGCCGGACGCGGCTTTGCCGTCGTGGCCGACGAAGTCCGAAAACTGGCTGAAAAAACCATGCAGGCCACCAAGGAGGTCGGACAGGCCATTTCCGGCATCCAGCGCGGCACGACCGACACCATCGGCATGGTCGATCAGGCAGCCCTCGCCGTGGGACAGGCCACGGCCCTGGCCGAACGCTCCGGCGCAGCCCTGGGTGAAATCGTCAGTGTGGTCGAAACCGCCGGCGATCAGGTCCGGGCCATTGCCACCGCCGCCGAAGAACAGTCCGCCACCTCGGAAGAGATCAACCGGGCCGTGGAGTCCATCAGCCGCATCGCCTCGGAAACCGCCCAGGCCATGGGCCAGTCCGCCCGGGCCGTCACCGAGCTGGCCGCCCAGGCCCATGAACTCAATGCCCTGGTGGCCGACATTCAGGGCGGCAGCGGGCAGCCGGCCCTCACGGCCTAG